TAGCTCTTGAACTTGAGGTTGATGTCCCAATACCTCAACCTCATGGTCATGCTATAGGTGTTGATGTTGGGATTCAAAGTATGCTAGCCACTTCTGATGGCTTAACGGTAAAGCGACCAGTGTTTCTTGATAACGTTCTGCGCAAGATTCAATTACTGCAAAGAAAATTACGTAACAAGAAACGTGGTTCTAATAAATACCTTAAGCTACAAAAAAGGATTGCTTTGCTGCATGAAAAAGTAGCTAACAAGCGTAAAGATTACCACTTCAAACTGGCTCATCAACTTTGTGTTGATGCAGGCCTGATATTTGTCGAGGACATCAACTTCACAGCTTGGAGTCGAGGAAGGTTCTGTAAGCAGTCCTTAGATATGGGTCTCGGTCAGTTCTTCACCATTCTGGAGTATGTCTGCTCTCAAAGCGATACGTACTTTGCCAAAGTGAATAAAGATTACACTTCTCAAGTGTGTCCCCACTGTGGAGTCAATACAGGGAAAAAGGATTTGAGCCAACGCCTTCATGTCTGTCCAGAGTGTGGATCTGAGCAAGATAGAGACGTAGCCGCTGCTGAAGTGGTAATGAAACGTGGATTAACTGCGGTCGGTGCGCCCGTGGTGAAACAGCCCAGTGATGACGGTCTGCCGGGGACTACGGTCTAGGTAAGAGTCTAAATGGGAATCTCCCGTCATAATCCTTGATTTGACGGGATGAGGTTCAATGTAGAACTTACGGAAAAATGTCTGAGTCAACTCATCTCATTCTGCGTGGTACTGAAATTTTATATTCTGGAAGAAAAAGCTAAGGCGATGCCAATTCTCCCTTCGGGAGACCGGGGGTGGAAACCTCTTTGGCGTTAAGGTTGACTCAAGCCAAAGCGGGACGCTGCAGTGTGGCATAGGAGAATCAATGAGTGTCAGCCGGACTCGCGAAAACCGATAAAATTCCTAATCAAGGCAGCGATCGCGCCTTGATATGATGCTGATTTAGTGTGATTGAATCTCAATACGTATCGCCCGGTTCTCCGAAAAAATCTTGTAAGTAAATGTGGTTGGAGTCCCTCAAAGTTCTGGTTTGGAGTGGAGAAACTCATTTTGATCGCAAGCAGTTTTCTATGCTTTTTGATCAGTAAAAAATAAGAGGATGCGAGTCATTACAATGCCAAAAATCAAACCAAAGAAATGACCTAAGAAACTGACATTTGCGACACTCAGATCAAAAACAACTTGTAAACCAATAATGAGCATCACTAACCGTAATCGGTCTTGAGCAATTTTTGATTTGTCTTGTTGCCATCCTCGCCATAAAATGATAAAAGTTGCCCCCATTAACCCCATAATTGCCGCAGAAGCCCCCACTAATAATTCATCGCCTTGCCCCATTTTTAATGCAACTGCTGTAAATACAGAAATGGCACTGATACCACTCATAAAATAGATGATTAAATAGCGAATCCATCCCACATAAAATTCCACATAAGGACCAAGAATCCATAATCCCAAAAGATTACTGGCTAAGTGAATCCAACCATAATGAAGAAAATTAGCGGTCAAAATTCGCCACGGTTCTCCCGAAATGATGGCGTTGGGAACTGCTGCGCCTAATTGGTAAAGGGTTTCTAAATTTTGACTCCCGCCTTGATTAATTTCCCAAATAAAGACCAGGATATTGATCAAAATTAAACTATAGGTGGTGTTGGCTTTGGTGGGAGTTAAACTAATTGCACCCCCATAATTGAGTTCGTGTTGTAGATCTTTTTTAATCGCTGCAATCATCTGCAAGGAATCAGCCCTTAAAATGGAGTTGGCTTCCGGACAAGGTTCAGTCAAACGAAATGCAATTGCTGCCTCTAAAGCCAGATCTTTTTTTTGAATATTGAATAATATCGTTTGTCCAACTTCCTGATTTCCCGCTGCCATTTCTGCGGTTGCTAGCCAAAACTCCTGTACATTTTTAGGGTAAATTTTTAAAGTTGAAGCAAAGAGTTGCCGGACTGCTTTAACCTCTCCAGCAAAAGCAAAAACATATAAACGCGCTAAATTCACAGCCATCGACCCCCCCAATTGTTGGAGTTGGTCCTGATGAAACGTAAAGGCCCAAATTAAACCATTTAAATCACCCACTTCTCCTAAGGTTCTGCAATAAATGGTGGCTAACGTTGAGTTTTGCCATAGCCGAAACTCCGAAACTTCCGTTTGCAACCACTCTAAACACTCTTGCCAACGGGCTTCAAGCCGAAACTGGATCGCTTGCGCAGTATGCTGAAAATCATGATTTGAGTTTTGCAAATATCGATCTAAAAGGGCTTGTGCTCTTTTTAATTCTCCTTTTTTCGTTAATTCTAATGCTCGTAAAAATTGCGGTTGTTGTTGCCAGCCATCTCCCGGATGTAGCAAAGATAAAAAAGACGCTAACTGTCTGGCGCTTTGAAACTTTTCTTGGTAAATCAAATAATTAACTTGTCTTAACCCCAGAATCGGCATTAAAACCAAAATTAACCAGAAAATGCCGCCGATAATACCTGATCGTTCAGGGGCAAAAAATGAAGAAGCAATAATGACAGCAAGAATACCAGTTGCGACTCCTAACCATCCCCAATTCCTACGGGAACTTATGACTCGGACAATTAAAGAACAACAGGAAATAATCACTAAGAGGCGCAAAATTGTATTTAAGTCCATCCAATATTTGATTTTTAGGCATGAAAATCAGTAACTACAATCATTATCATAACGATCAGTTTTAGAGGGTTAGATCGCTTACAAAAGAAATAAGAGCTTCTCTGGAAATTGGATCAACCCTCAATTGTCCCAATACTGATAAGAAATCGATTTATTCGAGTGACGAATTTGACTGTGATATGCAGTTACAGGAAGGACTAGCCATTGGTCACGGAATTGGAGAGACCATCAGAATTATATGACTCAAGCCTTAAATTAAATCAAATGACCTGCGGTTAAGTCTATTTTGTCCTAAGAGCAGGTCATTTTGGGGTGGTAGTTGCTTAAAACTTATTAAGGTTAATTCCCATTTCATTTGCCATTTTTTGCAAGCCCTTCTTTTGCAAGGTTTTAATGGCTTTTGTGGAAAGAGTGAGTTTGACCCAACGGTTTCCTTCTGGCCACCAAACCCGCTTGGTTTGCAAGTTAGCATTTTGTAGCTTTTTCGTTCGGCGGTGAGAGTGTGAAATCGCAAAGGCGTTGTTTGCTCTTTTTCCTGTCAATTGACATCGACGACTCATAAACAATTTCTCCAAAAAAGAATCCGTTCTCCATCATACCAAGCAAAAAGATAGAGACAGGTTAATGCAATTCAGATTATCATTGTGGACATAACGATGATCTATTTCACCAACTCTTGTCCTTTATATATGAATTTGATGCAGAATCATGTCTTTTCCTACCGCTTCTCCCGTTCTATTAGTCGATGGCTATAACATCATCGGGGCTTGGTCCGAACTCAAGTCCCTGCGCGATCGCGATTTAGAAGCAGCCCGCGATCGGCTTGTGGATACTTTAATTAACTATACTGCAAGCAAAGGCTATCACACGCAAGTCGTTTTTGATGCTCATTTCCAGAGTACCCCCAAGTTTCGTGAAACGCTGACAGCGTATCTGTCAGTTTACTATACCGCTTATAAAGAAACTGCCGATACCTATATTGAAAAATTTTGTGCCACCAATTCCCGTCAAGGCAGAGTGGCGCAGCAGCGGTTGATTGTTGCGACTTCAGATCGCGCCCAACAGCTGACGGTTTCCGGATATGGTGCAGAATGGCTCTCTGCCCAACAACTGGCGAATGATGTCACCTGGGCGAGACGTAAGACGAAAACTAAGCAGCGATCGCGCCAAAAACCGCAAGGGCGTTTTTTAGTCAATGCCCTGGATCCGAAAGCACAGAAGCAGTTGTCAAAGCTGCGTCATGGTTCCTAGCACGCCTGCTTTCCTGAGACAATTTGAAATTTTTGGCGGAGAAATGTTGACAGTCCCCAAAAGCTACGTTAGATTATTAAAGGACTGAACAACGAGCCCCCATCGTCTAGAGGCCTAGGACACCTCCCTTTCACGGAGGCGACAGGGATTCGAATTCCCTTGGGGGTACTGTAGAAAAGAGCGCTAGCATCGACTAGTGCTCTTTTTTTGTGATTGCTTAACTCATCCTACTCCTAAGTCTCACGTCGAAGCCTATAACTTGGTTCAGCAGACCCTAATTAATTCTTATTATTAAGAAATTATTATTTAAGTATTTAGGGAAAGACACGACTTTAAAGGGATCAAATAAAGAAAAAACAGACTTGTGACAATCAAACAAGTGGACTAGGTATTCAAAAGGCAAAATGGATGAAACCCTCACATTATAAGACATTGAGCAATATTACTTCTCCTTAATGACAAGTCACTTAATATTGATCTTCTCTAGCAATTTGCTCTAAAATCAGAAATGTTAGAGGATCTAAATCCATATGGTCTAAAAATTTTGGTGTGAGGTTATGATGTCAAATATTAAGCTAACTCATTTATTCAAAGCTGCTCCCATCTTATTAGGTGCATCTTTTATTGCTGCCCAAGCGGGGCCCGTATTTGCTCAAAGTGCAGGCAATTCTGAACAAGAACTGTTACAGCAAATTGATGAATACAACAATCAAGGAAGCAATGATTCCTTGAACCAAGTTAATAGCGTTTTCCAGCTTCGTGATGTTTCCCCTGGAGATTGGGCATTTGAAGCACTCCGTAACTTGGTAGAACGCTACGGTTGTATCGCCGGTTATCCCGATGGGACTTATCGCGGCGATCGCGCACTCACTCGTTATGAATTTGCGGCTGGTTTAAACGCCTGTTTACAACAAATTGAGCGTCTCATCGCAGCGAACCAAGGCCAAGTCAGCGCCGAAGATTTAGCTGCCCTAGAACGCTTAATGCAAGAATTTGAAGCGGAACTGGCTACTCTGGGGACTCGCGTTGATAACCTAGAAGGTCGCGTCGGCTTCTTAGAAGATAATCAATTCTCCACAACCACCAAATTAAATGGTTCGGTGGTCTTTATGAACACGGTTGCCTTTGGCGATGACTTAAATCTTACTGTGGGTACAGGTGGAGTAGATTTAGAGAGTGAGGATGAGGTTGACAGCAACGTCAGCTTTCTCTACGATGCGGTTCTCGACTTTAATGCCAGCTTCACCGGTCGCGATGAATTAAAAGTGAGCTTCCAAGCTGCTGATTTTGGTTCCAACGGTGACTTTGTGGTTCAATCTACAGGTACTAATGATGCTGCTTTAGACAATTCAGAAAATACCGGTGGCAGTTTTGAACTCGAAGACTTAATCTATACCTTCCCCCTTGGTGACAAGGTTCAGATTGCCATTGGCGCCAACGATATGGATCCCGATGAAACCTTTGAGTATAACTTCGGTAGCGGCGGTGAAATTAATGACTTTACTCAAGATGATATCGCAACGCTTGATGGTACGATTGGCTTCGTAGATGAAGACGGGGCAGGTATTAGTACAAACATTGCCTTAACTGACCGACTCTCTTTTGGCGTTGGTTACACCGTTGACCCCGATGACTCGGCAACTGACTTTGAGGTCGGTCTGTTCCAAGACTATGTGGCAGCCGCTAACCTTAACTATGCTGGGGATAATTTTGACATTGGTGTGGGTTATACCCGCGGTCAAGATGGTACTAATATCGGTGACCTTGATGGTGATGGTGATATCGATAGTGCCGATATTACTCAAAACGCAGTTGGTGCTCGCGGTGCCATTCGTTTAGGATCTCGCACCGAAATTGGCGGGTGGGCAACTTACGTTGACTTAGACGCTGAAGCTAATGATATCGATGCTGACGTTGAAGCTGATGGTTGGAATTTTGGCGCTAATGTTGCCTTCTTTGATTTAGGAAAAGAAGGAAGTAAGCTCGGTCTGGCTTTTGCAAGTCCTACTTTCTTTAGTGACGTTGAGGGGGGTATCGGCGACATTCTTGCAGATGATGAAGAAGACCGCACTTACATTGGTGAAATTTCCTACGACTTCCCCCTAAGCGACAACATCTCCATTACCCCTGGTTTCTTCGCTGTCTTCAACCCTAACCGTGATGAAGATAACGATACCGTTTATGTCGGCGTTCTCCGCACTAGCTTCTCCTTCTAAACGCTAAACGAAGCTATTTCTAACAATACAAAAAGCCTCTCTCCAAACGGGGAGGGGTTTTTTTTACTCATCCTACTTCAAAAGGTCGTGGGATTTTATGCTGTCACTGGTTATGACTCTAGTACTCTGTCAACTTTGAAATGATGGATTGAGGTGGGACAAGGGGGACAAGATCAGCACACTCATCCCTCAAGACAAAATTGATCGCCCACTAGTCGAAGTTAGTCATTCGTACCAAAGACGAAGGACTAATGACCAAGGACAAAGGGACTAATTCTGATACAGTGAAGCACAGAAAAGACATACTAAGGAAATATAAAATCGTGTTTAGTCAAACTAAAATCCGTCAATGGGCAAAACTGGCTTGCTGTAGTTTTCTAATTTGCTTATTAAGTATCGGACTGATTAGTTGCGGCGGGAAAGAAACCGCTCAAACCGAAGAAGCGGAAGAGGTTCCCCCCCCAAAAGCAGTTCTCAGTGAAGTTGCCCCACCCGCCATTTTTGAAGAATTAAGACAAACCATTGATAACTATCAACCGCAAGTGTCGATTCTTAGCCCAACCAATGGGGAAGTGATTGAAGATACTCGCGTGAGTATCCAAGTTGATGTTAAAGATTATCCACTCTTTAAAAATGAAGAATTGGGCATGGGACCCCATCTTCATGTCATTTTAGATAACCAACCCTATCGTGCCGTCTATACGGCTGAAGAACCGATTGTCTTTGAAGATCTTACTCCCGGAACCCATACCATTCGGATGTTTGCCTCTCGCCCATGGCATGAAAGTTTTAAAAATGAAGGGGCATACGCGCAAGTAACCTTTCACTTATTTACAGAAACTGGAGACAATGCACCTGATCCAGAGGAACCTTTATTAACCTATAGTCGCCCAAAAGGTACTTATGGTGCAGAACCGATTTTATTGGATTATTATCTCACTAATGCTCCGATCCGGCTCGGTGAAGAAGATGGTGCTGCCATTAACCCGGCTGCACAAAGAGACTGGCGAGTCCGCGCTACGATCAACGGCGAAAGCTTTATTATGGATAACTGGCTGCCGATTTACTTGGAAGGGTTTCAAGTCGGACAAAACTGGATTAAGCTCGAACTCCTTGATGGGGATGGCAATCGGATTGATAACGCTTTTAATACGGCGGCGAGACTGTTTACTTATCAACCCCAGGGAGAAGATACCCTTTCTAAATTAGTCCGGGGAGAATTAACCGCAGCAGAAGCCCGCGTGATTGTTGATGCTGAGTATCAAGTTCCTGAACCAGAGGTTGAGGAAGAAGAAGTTACACCAGAAGAAACCACTCCCGAAGAGGAAGCCCCAGCTGAAGCCGAAGAAGAAACGCCCAGTGAAGCGGTAACGGAAGAACAAGCACCGGAAACGCCTGTCGAAGGAACCACTCCTGAAACTGAAGCGGAAGAAGAAATGACAGGAGAGGAAACTCCCATTGAACCGGAAGTGGAAGAGGAAGCCCCCAGTGAACCCGAAGCAGTAACCGAAGAACAAGCACCGGAAACCCCGGCTGAAGAAACGGCTAGCGAAGCGGAAGAGGAAGCCCCTAGTGAACCCGAAGCAGTAACCGAAGAACAAGTACCGGAAACGCCTGCTGAAGAAACTACTCCTGAACCCCAAACTGAAGAGGAAATGACAGGAGAGGAAATTCCGACTGAACCGGAAGCCGAAGAGGAAGCCCCTAGTGAACCCGAAGCAGTAACCGAAGAACAAGCACCGGAAACCCCGGCTGAAGAAACTACTCCTGAAGCTGTCACGGAAGAGGAAACTCCGAGTGAACCGGAAACAGTAATGGAAGAGAACCAAACAGAATCAGAAACCTCTTCTCAGCCCTCCTCTGTTGAAGAACCGGAAACAGTCACTGAATCTGAAGAAGAAATGAAAGACGATCGCGCTGTCACTGAAGAAACCGAAGCAGCAGAAACCCCGTCTGACGAAACAGTTGTTGAACACAAGAAAACCATCGGACAGTAATCATCCTCACAGGGTGACAATCAGCTGGAAAATCAGACCGGGATTGGGTGCTAGGGAACCTTGGCGTTACTGAATCCCTAACCCCGATTCCCTATCCCCGAAAACTTTCTTGAACCCCTCTCCTCCTCTCCACCATCAATCTGTAGTCACGATTTCCCCCTTTCGCTTTAGGAACTTCATTGTGTCAGGAAAACCTACCTCTCATCGTTCACTAGCCAATATTGCTGGTATTGTCGCGATCGCGACACTGATTAGTAAAATTTTTGGTTTAGTGCGAGAACAAGTCATTGCTGCTGCATTTGGCGTTGGTCCAGTGGTCAATGCCTATGCCTATGCTTATATTATTCCGGGGTTTTTATTAATTCTGTTAGGAGGCATTAATGGGCCCTTTCACAGTGCCTTGGTCAGTGTTTTATCCCGGCGCGATAAATCAGAAGCCGCCCCTTTAGTAGAAACCGTCACCACTTTAGTCAGTGGGATTTTACTGTTCGTCGCTATTGTGTTGGTGGTATTTGCTCCCTTTTTAATTGATTTAGTTGCCCCAGGGCTAACGGGAACTCCGAATGGAGACGCTGTCCGTTCCATTGCGATTCAGCAACTGCAAATTATGGCACCGATGGCCGTTTTAGCGGGACTCATTGGCATTGGTTTTGGCACCCTCAATGCGTCCGATCAATACTGGCTACCGGGGATTAGCCCGCTTTTTTCCAGCTTAGCTGTCATTGCCGGTTTAGGAGGGTTAGCGCTGTTTTTAGGCAATGATTTACTCAACCCTGAGTACGCGCGATTAGGGGGCATGGTTTTAGCCGGAGGAACCTTACTTGGGGCTGTTTTACAGTGGTTAATTCAACTCTATGCCCAAGCGCGATCGGGCTTAGGAAAATTTAGGCTGCGTTTTCAGTTTT
This region of Cyanobacteria bacterium GSL.Bin1 genomic DNA includes:
- a CDS encoding transposase; translated protein: MLNLTYNYKIIPTKEQIDKIEHNLAVCKSVWNYALAERKLWSNSRSCPVNACSIKSESIVPPFEYPTYHTQSANLTQAKKTNDFLKSGNAIAMQQTLRKLDRAFNDMKAKGCGFPRFKKRMKSFNLLAKKFEVNGNKIKLPLLKEVRFVKSREIPEGFKIKQVQIVKKASGYYANLALELEVDVPIPQPHGHAIGVDVGIQSMLATSDGLTVKRPVFLDNVLRKIQLLQRKLRNKKRGSNKYLKLQKRIALLHEKVANKRKDYHFKLAHQLCVDAGLIFVEDINFTAWSRGRFCKQSLDMGLGQFFTILEYVCSQSDTYFAKVNKDYTSQVCPHCGVNTGKKDLSQRLHVCPECGSEQDRDVAAAEVVMKRGLTAVGAPVVKQPSDDGLPGTTV
- a CDS encoding rhomboid family intramembrane serine protease, producing MDLNTILRLLVIISCCSLIVRVISSRRNWGWLGVATGILAVIIASSFFAPERSGIIGGIFWLILVLMPILGLRQVNYLIYQEKFQSARQLASFLSLLHPGDGWQQQPQFLRALELTKKGELKRAQALLDRYLQNSNHDFQHTAQAIQFRLEARWQECLEWLQTEVSEFRLWQNSTLATIYCRTLGEVGDLNGLIWAFTFHQDQLQQLGGSMAVNLARLYVFAFAGEVKAVRQLFASTLKIYPKNVQEFWLATAEMAAGNQEVGQTILFNIQKKDLALEAAIAFRLTEPCPEANSILRADSLQMIAAIKKDLQHELNYGGAISLTPTKANTTYSLILINILVFIWEINQGGSQNLETLYQLGAAVPNAIISGEPWRILTANFLHYGWIHLASNLLGLWILGPYVEFYVGWIRYLIIYFMSGISAISVFTAVALKMGQGDELLVGASAAIMGLMGATFIILWRGWQQDKSKIAQDRLRLVMLIIGLQVVFDLSVANVSFLGHFFGLIFGIVMTRILLFFTDQKA
- a CDS encoding 50S ribosomal protein L28, with product MSRRCQLTGKRANNAFAISHSHRRTKKLQNANLQTKRVWWPEGNRWVKLTLSTKAIKTLQKKGLQKMANEMGINLNKF
- a CDS encoding NYN domain-containing protein; amino-acid sequence: MSFPTASPVLLVDGYNIIGAWSELKSLRDRDLEAARDRLVDTLINYTASKGYHTQVVFDAHFQSTPKFRETLTAYLSVYYTAYKETADTYIEKFCATNSRQGRVAQQRLIVATSDRAQQLTVSGYGAEWLSAQQLANDVTWARRKTKTKQRSRQKPQGRFLVNALDPKAQKQLSKLRHGS
- a CDS encoding iron uptake porin — protein: MSNIKLTHLFKAAPILLGASFIAAQAGPVFAQSAGNSEQELLQQIDEYNNQGSNDSLNQVNSVFQLRDVSPGDWAFEALRNLVERYGCIAGYPDGTYRGDRALTRYEFAAGLNACLQQIERLIAANQGQVSAEDLAALERLMQEFEAELATLGTRVDNLEGRVGFLEDNQFSTTTKLNGSVVFMNTVAFGDDLNLTVGTGGVDLESEDEVDSNVSFLYDAVLDFNASFTGRDELKVSFQAADFGSNGDFVVQSTGTNDAALDNSENTGGSFELEDLIYTFPLGDKVQIAIGANDMDPDETFEYNFGSGGEINDFTQDDIATLDGTIGFVDEDGAGISTNIALTDRLSFGVGYTVDPDDSATDFEVGLFQDYVAAANLNYAGDNFDIGVGYTRGQDGTNIGDLDGDGDIDSADITQNAVGARGAIRLGSRTEIGGWATYVDLDAEANDIDADVEADGWNFGANVAFFDLGKEGSKLGLAFASPTFFSDVEGGIGDILADDEEDRTYIGEISYDFPLSDNISITPGFFAVFNPNRDEDNDTVYVGVLRTSFSF